A genomic segment from Pseudomonas sp. S09G 359 encodes:
- a CDS encoding symmetrical bis(5'-nucleosyl)-tetraphosphatase produces MATYAVGDLQGCLAPLKCLLERVAFDPANDRLWLVGDLVNRGPASLDTLRYLYSLRDSLVCVLGNHDLHLLAAGNNIERLKKGDTLREILEAPDRAELLDWLRRQKLMHYDERRNMALVHAGLPPQWTLKKALKCAAEVESALADDNLYIAYLDGMYGNEPVKWDNDLTGVTRLRVITNYFTRMRFCTAEGKLDLKSKEGADTALPGYKPWFAHKERKTRDTKIIFGHWAALEGKCDEPGVFALDTGCVWGGAMTLMNIDTGERHSCQCESPLPVTLPAAKP; encoded by the coding sequence ATGGCGACGTACGCGGTAGGCGACCTGCAAGGCTGCCTGGCCCCCCTCAAATGCCTGCTCGAGCGTGTGGCCTTCGACCCGGCGAACGATCGCCTGTGGCTGGTCGGCGACCTGGTCAACCGCGGCCCCGCCTCGCTGGACACGCTGCGCTACCTATATAGCCTGCGCGATTCCCTGGTGTGTGTACTCGGCAACCACGACCTGCACCTGCTGGCGGCCGGTAATAACATCGAGCGTCTGAAAAAGGGCGACACCCTGCGGGAAATCCTCGAAGCGCCCGATCGTGCCGAACTGCTCGACTGGCTGCGCCGACAAAAGCTCATGCACTACGACGAGCGCCGTAACATGGCACTGGTGCATGCCGGCCTGCCGCCGCAGTGGACGCTGAAGAAAGCCCTCAAGTGCGCCGCCGAAGTCGAGAGCGCGCTGGCCGACGACAACCTGTACATCGCCTACCTCGACGGCATGTACGGCAACGAACCGGTGAAGTGGGACAACGACCTCACCGGCGTCACGCGCCTGCGGGTGATCACCAACTACTTCACGCGCATGCGTTTCTGCACCGCCGAGGGCAAGCTCGACCTCAAGAGCAAGGAAGGCGCCGACACCGCCCTGCCCGGCTACAAACCCTGGTTCGCCCACAAGGAGCGCAAGACCCGTGACACGAAGATCATCTTCGGCCACTGGGCAGCCCTCGAAGGCAAGTGCGACGAGCCCGGCGTCTTTGCCCTCGACACCGGTTGCGTGTGGGGCGGCGCCATGACCCTGATGAACATCGACACCGGCGAGCGCCACAGCTGCCAGTGCGAATCCCCACTTCCCGTTACACTGCCGGCCGCCAAGCCATAG
- the apaG gene encoding Co2+/Mg2+ efflux protein ApaG encodes MSDPRYQIDVSVVTRFLADQSQPEQNRFAFAYTITVKNNGLVPAKLLSRHWVITDGDGQVEEVRGAGVVGQQPLIDIGASHTYSSGTVMTSKVGTMQGSYQMKATDGQLFDAVIAPFRLAVPGSLH; translated from the coding sequence ATGTCCGATCCTCGCTACCAGATCGACGTCAGCGTCGTCACCCGCTTCCTGGCGGACCAATCGCAACCTGAACAGAACCGCTTCGCCTTTGCCTACACCATCACGGTGAAAAACAACGGGCTGGTGCCGGCCAAGCTGCTGTCACGCCACTGGGTGATTACCGACGGTGACGGCCAGGTCGAGGAAGTCCGCGGCGCAGGCGTGGTCGGCCAGCAGCCGCTGATCGATATTGGCGCCAGCCACACCTACAGCAGCGGCACGGTCATGACCTCCAAGGTCGGCACCATGCAAGGCTCCTATCAGATGAAAGCCACCGACGGTCAGTTATTCGATGCCGTTATCGCGCCCTTCCGCCTCGCCGTGCCGGGGTCCCTGCACTGA
- a CDS encoding peptidylprolyl isomerase produces the protein MKTKLSDCLRPLVLGALFLGTASAHAAVQELDKVVAIVDNDVIMQSQLDQRVKEVQQTIAKRGGGVPPTSVLDQQVLERLIVENLQLQIGDRSGIRISDEELNQAVGTIAQRNNMSIDQFRAALAHDGLSYEDARDQIRREMIISRVRQRRVAERVQVSEQEVKNFLASDLGKMQLSEELHLANILIPTPDSANSEQLNAAAAKTQAVYDRLKAGADFAQTAIAVSGSDNALEGGDMGWRKAAQLPPPFDRELSAMEVGGITQPARTPGGFIILKLLERRGGETSLKDEVHVRHILVKPSEIRTEAQTKELAQKIYDRIESGEDFATLAKSFSEDPGSALNGGDLNWIDPKALVPEFQDVMAKTPQGVLSKPFKTQYGWHVLEVLGRRATDNTSQAREQQALNVLRNRKYDEELQTWLRQIRDEAYVENKLPGAEQTGASQATQ, from the coding sequence GTGAAGACCAAGCTTTCTGATTGTCTGCGCCCGCTAGTGCTGGGCGCACTGTTCCTGGGTACCGCATCGGCTCACGCTGCGGTTCAAGAACTGGATAAAGTAGTGGCCATCGTCGATAACGACGTGATCATGCAGAGCCAACTGGACCAGCGCGTCAAGGAAGTGCAGCAAACCATCGCCAAGCGTGGCGGCGGCGTGCCACCGACCAGCGTCCTGGACCAACAGGTGCTCGAGCGCCTGATCGTCGAAAACCTGCAACTGCAGATCGGCGATCGCTCCGGCATCCGTATTTCGGACGAAGAACTGAACCAGGCTGTCGGCACCATTGCCCAGCGCAACAACATGAGCATTGACCAGTTCCGCGCCGCCCTGGCCCACGACGGTTTGTCCTATGAGGACGCCCGTGACCAGATCCGCCGCGAAATGATCATCAGCCGTGTGCGTCAGCGCCGTGTGGCCGAGCGGGTTCAGGTCTCCGAGCAGGAAGTGAAGAACTTCCTGGCATCGGACCTGGGCAAGATGCAGCTTTCCGAAGAACTGCACCTGGCCAACATCCTGATCCCTACCCCGGACAGCGCCAACTCCGAGCAGCTCAATGCCGCCGCCGCCAAGACCCAGGCTGTCTATGACCGCCTCAAGGCTGGCGCCGACTTTGCGCAGACGGCCATCGCCGTGTCCGGCAGTGACAACGCCCTTGAAGGCGGTGACATGGGCTGGCGTAAAGCCGCTCAACTGCCACCTCCATTCGACCGCGAACTCAGCGCCATGGAAGTCGGTGGCATCACCCAGCCGGCCCGCACCCCAGGAGGCTTCATCATCCTGAAGCTGCTGGAGCGTCGTGGTGGCGAGACCTCGCTGAAAGACGAAGTGCATGTTCGTCACATCCTGGTCAAACCAAGCGAAATCCGTACCGAAGCGCAAACCAAGGAACTGGCCCAGAAGATCTACGACCGCATCGAAAGCGGCGAAGACTTCGCCACCCTGGCCAAGAGCTTCTCGGAAGACCCGGGTTCTGCCCTCAACGGCGGCGACCTGAACTGGATCGACCCGAAAGCGCTGGTGCCAGAGTTCCAGGACGTTATGGCCAAGACCCCGCAAGGCGTGTTGTCCAAGCCGTTCAAAACCCAATATGGCTGGCATGTGCTGGAAGTCCTTGGCCGTCGCGCCACCGACAACACCAGCCAGGCCCGCGAGCAACAGGCGCTTAACGTACTGCGTAACCGCAAGTACGACGAAGAGCTGCAAACCTGGTTGCGTCAGATCCGTGACGAAGCCTACGTAGAAAACAAGCTGCCAGGCGCTGAGCAAACAGGCGCCAGCCAGGCAACCCAGTGA
- the rsmA gene encoding 16S rRNA (adenine(1518)-N(6)/adenine(1519)-N(6))-dimethyltransferase RsmA, whose protein sequence is MTEHYQHRARKRFGQNFLHDAGVIDRILRSIHAKPEDRLLEIGPGQGALTQGLLASGGQLDVVELDKDLIPILNQQFAGKSNFNLHQGDALKFDFNSLNAAPNSLRVVGNLPYNISTPLIFHLLNNAGIIRDMHFMLQKEVVERLAAGPGGGDWGRLSIMVQYHCRVEHLFNVGPGAFNPPPKVDSAIVRLVPHAVLPHPAKDHKLLERVVREAFNQRRKTLRNTLKALLSNAEIEAAGVDGSLRPEQLDLAAFVRLADQLAIQPAPAAD, encoded by the coding sequence ATGACCGAGCATTACCAACACCGGGCGCGCAAGCGTTTCGGGCAAAACTTCCTGCACGACGCTGGCGTGATTGACCGTATCCTGCGCTCCATCCATGCCAAGCCCGAAGACCGCCTGCTGGAAATCGGCCCGGGCCAGGGCGCGCTGACCCAAGGCCTGCTGGCCAGTGGCGGGCAGCTGGACGTGGTGGAGTTGGACAAGGACCTGATCCCGATCCTCAACCAGCAGTTCGCCGGCAAATCCAACTTCAACCTGCACCAGGGCGATGCGCTGAAGTTCGACTTCAACAGCCTCAATGCCGCGCCCAACAGCTTGCGGGTTGTCGGTAACCTGCCCTACAACATCTCTACGCCGCTGATTTTTCACCTGCTGAACAACGCCGGGATCATCCGCGACATGCACTTCATGCTGCAAAAAGAAGTGGTAGAGCGTCTGGCGGCCGGCCCGGGTGGCGGTGATTGGGGTCGCTTGTCGATCATGGTTCAGTACCACTGCCGCGTCGAACATCTGTTTAACGTCGGCCCGGGCGCGTTCAACCCGCCGCCAAAAGTCGACTCGGCCATTGTGCGCCTGGTGCCGCACGCGGTGCTGCCGCACCCGGCCAAGGATCACAAGCTGCTCGAGCGTGTGGTGCGCGAGGCGTTCAACCAGCGCCGCAAGACCCTGCGCAACACGCTCAAGGCGCTGCTGAGCAACGCCGAGATCGAAGCGGCCGGCGTCGACGGCAGCCTGCGCCCCGAGCAACTGGACCTGGCCGCGTTCGTGCGCCTGGCCGACCAGCTTGCGATCCAGCCGGCGCCCGCCGCGGACTGA
- the pdxA gene encoding 4-hydroxythreonine-4-phosphate dehydrogenase PdxA: MKPQRFAVTPGEPAGIGPDLCLLLASQPQPHPLIAITSRDLLLERAAQLGVAVNLLDVAPGNWPDLPAPAGSLYVWDTPLAAKVVAGRLDTANAAFVLQTLTRAGQGCIDGDFAGMITAPVHKGVINESGIAFSGHTEFLAELTHTEQVVMMLATRGLRVALVTTHLPLRDIADAITAERVERVTRILHADLQHKFGIAQPRILVCGLNPHAGEGGHLGHEEIDIIEPTLERLRQEGMDLRGPLPADTLFTPKYLEHCDAVLAMYHDQGLPVLKYKGFGAAVNVTLGLPIIRTSVDHGTALDLAGSGKIDTGSLHVALETAYQMAETRI, encoded by the coding sequence GTGAAACCCCAGCGTTTCGCGGTGACACCCGGCGAGCCGGCCGGCATTGGTCCAGACCTGTGCCTGCTGCTCGCCTCGCAACCCCAGCCACACCCCCTGATTGCCATTACCAGCCGCGACCTGCTCCTTGAGCGGGCCGCGCAACTGGGCGTGGCTGTCAACTTGCTGGACGTGGCACCCGGCAACTGGCCCGACCTGCCCGCGCCCGCCGGCAGCCTGTATGTGTGGGATACCCCGCTGGCGGCCAAGGTGGTTGCCGGGCGGCTGGACACGGCCAACGCAGCCTTCGTGCTGCAAACCCTGACCCGCGCCGGGCAAGGCTGCATCGACGGCGACTTCGCCGGCATGATCACCGCCCCGGTGCACAAGGGCGTGATCAACGAGTCTGGCATCGCCTTTTCCGGCCATACCGAATTCCTTGCTGAACTGACCCATACCGAACAAGTCGTGATGATGTTGGCCACGCGCGGCCTGCGGGTCGCCCTGGTGACCACGCACCTGCCACTGCGTGACATTGCCGATGCCATCACCGCCGAACGTGTAGAGCGCGTAACGCGCATCCTGCATGCCGACCTGCAACACAAATTCGGCATTGCCCAACCACGCATCCTGGTCTGCGGGCTCAACCCCCACGCCGGCGAAGGCGGCCACCTGGGCCATGAAGAAATCGACATCATCGAACCAACCCTGGAGCGCCTGCGCCAAGAAGGCATGGACCTGCGTGGCCCATTGCCTGCAGACACTCTGTTTACCCCCAAATATCTGGAGCACTGCGACGCAGTGCTGGCGATGTACCATGACCAGGGGCTGCCGGTGCTGAAATACAAAGGCTTCGGCGCCGCAGTCAACGTGACACTGGGCCTGCCGATCATCCGCACCTCCGTCGACCATGGCACTGCCCTGGACCTGGCGGGCAGCGGCAAGATCGATACCGGCAGCCTGCACGTGGCCCTGGAAACCGCCTATCAGATGGCCGAGACCCGTATATGA
- a CDS encoding TerB family tellurite resistance protein, with translation MLWPGTLIGAGAGFAIASIPGALLGALLGQALDRRLQLQSWAQLRERLGGRAALRNDELLFVLLGRLAKSGGRVVDGHIQQARQEMRSLDMTESAQRRAIAAFNRGKSGSDRVRSYLRVLKAQPHAAEGVLRACWRMVWADGKADDAERDLIDLWGKWLGWTPQQLQALAADYTPERKPLVNRGGSYQDALRLLGVTATTEPSAIKRAYRRLLSRHHPDKVAGSGATPTQVREATERTRELHNAYALIRERRDFR, from the coding sequence ATGTTGTGGCCAGGGACGCTGATCGGCGCCGGGGCTGGCTTTGCCATTGCCAGCATTCCGGGGGCCTTATTGGGTGCGCTGTTGGGGCAGGCGCTGGATCGCCGCCTGCAACTGCAAAGCTGGGCGCAATTGCGCGAACGCCTGGGCGGGCGTGCGGCGTTGCGCAATGACGAGTTGTTGTTTGTGTTGCTCGGGCGCCTGGCCAAGAGCGGCGGGCGTGTGGTGGATGGGCATATCCAGCAGGCGCGGCAAGAGATGCGTTCTCTGGACATGACCGAATCGGCCCAGCGCCGTGCAATTGCCGCGTTTAACCGTGGCAAGTCCGGCTCCGACCGGGTGCGCAGCTACCTGCGTGTGCTCAAGGCCCAGCCCCATGCGGCGGAAGGTGTGTTGCGTGCGTGCTGGCGGATGGTCTGGGCGGATGGCAAGGCGGATGACGCCGAGCGCGACCTGATCGATCTGTGGGGCAAATGGCTGGGCTGGACGCCGCAACAACTCCAGGCGCTGGCCGCTGACTACACGCCGGAACGCAAGCCGCTGGTCAATCGCGGTGGCAGCTACCAGGATGCGTTGCGCTTGCTCGGCGTCACGGCCACCACCGAGCCATCGGCGATCAAGCGCGCCTATCGCCGCCTGCTTAGCCGCCACCACCCGGACAAGGTGGCCGGCAGTGGCGCCACCCCCACGCAAGTGCGCGAGGCCACCGAGCGCACCCGCGAATTGCACAATGCCTATGCGTTGATTCGCGAGCGCCGGGATTTTCGCTGA
- a CDS encoding alpha/beta hydrolase family protein: MPHRNRSALPALCLSLLVTSAFSVQAADAPAPAAEKPAERQPLPERSLEEASALERKIPQQEQQQLQAGSDSFLALWKPANSAEPEGVVIIVPGAGENADWPQAIGPLRRKLPDANWGSLSLSLPDISVDTLPPRAAPAPAATVDTSSKDAATADKPIEQAASAEAEGTDPAVVPGADEQDKTDASRIFARIDAAVAFAQTQSARSIVLAGHGTGAWWAARYLSEKQPAQVQKLVMVAGKTPAARTPDLQQLAPTLKVPTADVFYQDSPQDRKNAQERAQAAKRAKNDGYKQVSLKTLPGNSAAEQEQLYRRVRGWLSPQANAD, from the coding sequence ATGCCACATCGAAACCGTTCGGCACTGCCAGCATTGTGCCTGTCACTGCTCGTTACCAGTGCCTTTTCTGTCCAGGCCGCCGACGCACCTGCGCCGGCCGCCGAAAAACCCGCAGAACGCCAGCCCTTGCCCGAGCGCAGCCTGGAAGAAGCCAGCGCGCTGGAGCGTAAAATCCCGCAACAGGAACAGCAACAGTTGCAGGCCGGCAGTGATTCGTTCCTCGCCCTGTGGAAGCCCGCCAACAGCGCCGAGCCCGAAGGCGTGGTGATTATCGTCCCGGGCGCCGGGGAAAATGCTGACTGGCCGCAAGCAATCGGCCCATTGCGGCGCAAATTGCCGGATGCCAATTGGGGCAGCCTCAGCCTGTCGCTGCCGGATATCAGCGTAGACACCCTGCCGCCGCGCGCCGCACCAGCGCCCGCAGCCACCGTCGACACCAGCAGCAAAGACGCGGCCACCGCCGACAAACCGATCGAGCAGGCCGCCAGCGCCGAAGCCGAAGGCACTGACCCGGCCGTGGTGCCTGGGGCCGACGAGCAGGACAAAACCGACGCCTCGCGCATCTTTGCGCGCATCGATGCCGCCGTGGCCTTCGCCCAAACCCAGAGTGCGCGCAGCATAGTGTTGGCCGGCCATGGCACCGGCGCCTGGTGGGCCGCACGTTACCTGAGCGAGAAACAGCCGGCCCAGGTGCAGAAATTGGTCATGGTGGCCGGCAAAACCCCGGCGGCACGCACGCCGGACCTGCAGCAACTGGCGCCGACCTTGAAAGTGCCCACGGCGGATGTCTTCTATCAAGACAGCCCCCAGGATCGCAAAAACGCACAAGAGCGCGCCCAGGCCGCCAAGCGTGCAAAAAACGACGGTTATAAGCAGGTGTCGCTCAAAACCCTACCCGGCAACAGTGCTGCCGAGCAGGAGCAGCTGTATCGCCGGGTTCGTGGCTGGTTGAGCCCGCAGGCCAACGCGGACTGA
- a CDS encoding aminoglycoside phosphotransferase family protein gives MPEQDLRLQQLEVWLEEQLPILFNAQGWGAVPPATLTAASSDASFRRYFRWEGGGRTFVVMDAPPPQENCKPFVDIAHFLAKSGINVPKIYAEDLPRGFLLLNDLGKKTYLDVIDEQNADQLFADAIDALLAFQQLPMDTPLPSYDVALLRRELELFPEWYVRRHLGIELDTRQQALWQRVSDHLIDSALAQPKVLVHRDYMPRNLMISEPNPGVLDFQDAVYGPVTYDITCLFKDAFLSWPQARVREWQRGYWERAGQAGIPVQADFSEFLRASDLMGVQRHLKVIGIFARICHRDGKHRYLADVPRFFAYIEAVLAERPELSELAELLNSLRQPAEASV, from the coding sequence ATGCCCGAGCAAGATCTACGTTTACAACAGCTGGAAGTCTGGCTGGAAGAGCAGTTGCCGATCCTTTTCAACGCTCAAGGCTGGGGTGCCGTACCCCCGGCCACATTGACCGCGGCCAGCAGCGACGCGAGTTTCAGGCGCTATTTCCGCTGGGAAGGCGGCGGTCGAACCTTCGTCGTCATGGACGCGCCACCCCCCCAGGAAAACTGCAAACCCTTCGTCGATATCGCGCATTTCTTGGCAAAGTCAGGAATAAATGTTCCAAAAATTTACGCAGAAGATTTGCCGCGCGGCTTTCTTTTGCTCAATGACCTGGGCAAAAAGACTTACCTGGACGTGATTGACGAGCAAAACGCCGATCAATTGTTTGCCGATGCCATCGATGCCTTGCTGGCTTTTCAGCAACTGCCGATGGATACGCCGCTGCCCAGTTATGACGTGGCGTTGCTGCGCCGCGAGCTGGAATTGTTTCCCGAGTGGTACGTGCGCCGGCACCTGGGTATCGAACTGGATACCCGCCAGCAAGCCTTGTGGCAGCGTGTCAGCGACCACTTGATCGACAGCGCCCTGGCGCAGCCCAAAGTGCTGGTGCACCGTGACTATATGCCGCGCAACCTGATGATCAGCGAGCCGAACCCCGGCGTGCTGGATTTCCAGGACGCGGTGTACGGCCCGGTGACCTACGACATTACCTGTCTGTTCAAGGACGCCTTCCTCAGTTGGCCCCAGGCCCGCGTGCGCGAATGGCAGCGCGGCTACTGGGAGCGCGCGGGGCAGGCCGGTATTCCGGTGCAGGCCGACTTCAGCGAATTCCTGCGCGCCAGCGACCTCATGGGCGTACAGCGTCACCTCAAAGTCATCGGTATCTTCGCGCGCATTTGCCATCGCGACGGCAAACACCGCTACCTGGCCGACGTGCCGCGCTTCTTTGCTTATATAGAAGCGGTGTTGGCTGAACGGCCTGAATTGAGCGAGCTGGCTGAACTGCTGAACAGCTTGCGTCAGCCCGCCGAGGCCAGCGTATGA
- a CDS encoding LPS-assembly protein LptD: protein MALKSPAFRRKFPLLVTGSLLALQPFATSFVVAAEQYDCSVSASGAWDCAPKTAAAPLPPRPVHDGAAISSANSTAQADTGGKADAEPKTALVTDSKGRGLRSRSADYSHLDWVPRDKLTAAQLAETGPYCGGAYIEPIRPGMNDKTNKSDAPTFIGAKASRYEQEQQVATLAGDVVMRQGSMQLEAEEASLYQAENRGELNGNVRMRDNGALIVGDHAEVQLDTGAAQVDNAEYVLHKSRIRGNALYAKRAENAIIRLKDGTYTTCEPDSNAWQLKGNNITLNPATGFGTATNATLRIKNIPILYTPYIYFPIDDRRQSGFLPPSFSSGSETGFTLVTPYYFNLAPNYDATLYPQYMTKRGMMMEGEFRYLTKSSEGQFGGAYLNDDNDERKLQTDYEKTRYMLNWQHKGGLDSRVLTEVDYTTISDPYFFQDLKSNQEGVESRDYVNQQGAVTYRGDTFQARLNLQAYQLATISQVTPYDRLPQITFNGQLPYHPGGLNFSYETEAVRFDRDLENGTFKDQDGVETARLDTYVRGLTRANGTRLNVAPAVEYPMNWTYGFVTPKLKYVYTKYDLDLDSTGKNQIIADQAAATAANPYAGGTFKSSQDRAVPVASVDSGLYFDRNTNWFGTNYRQTLEPRAFYLYVPNKDQADIPVFDTSEYSFSYASLFRDNRFSGSDRIGDENKLSLGLTSRWIEDNGFERQRVSVGQALYFKDREVQLPGILASDRADANTDVSPVALDYEFRFNRDWRATADYNWDTEEHSPRSGSAMLHYQPEDNPNKIINVGYRYRNDQVVYNQLTGKWQFGGDYGQPGDANFVKDYYKIQQHDFSMMWPIIPQWNLITRWQYDYARNRTLEAFGGFEYDNCCWKLRVINRYWVSNDEYSQIAPLNEKGDHGLFLQIVLKGLGGLTGAKVESFLDKGIEGYREREDQAF from the coding sequence ATGGCATTGAAATCCCCCGCGTTTCGTAGAAAATTTCCGTTGCTGGTAACCGGCAGTCTGCTGGCCCTGCAACCCTTCGCCACTTCATTCGTGGTCGCCGCGGAACAGTATGACTGCTCAGTCTCTGCTTCGGGTGCCTGGGACTGCGCGCCGAAAACCGCCGCAGCCCCGTTGCCACCGCGTCCGGTGCATGATGGCGCAGCCATCAGCTCGGCCAACAGCACGGCGCAAGCCGACACTGGTGGCAAAGCCGATGCCGAGCCGAAGACCGCACTGGTCACCGACTCCAAGGGCCGTGGCCTGCGTTCGCGCAGCGCCGACTACAGCCACTTGGACTGGGTACCGCGCGATAAGTTGACCGCAGCCCAGTTGGCCGAAACCGGTCCTTACTGCGGCGGTGCGTACATCGAGCCAATTCGTCCTGGCATGAACGACAAGACGAACAAGAGCGATGCGCCCACCTTCATCGGTGCCAAGGCCTCTCGTTACGAGCAGGAACAACAAGTCGCAACCCTGGCCGGTGACGTCGTCATGCGCCAGGGCAGCATGCAGCTCGAAGCCGAGGAAGCCAGCCTGTACCAGGCTGAGAACCGTGGCGAGCTGAATGGCAATGTGCGTATGCGCGACAACGGTGCCTTGATCGTCGGCGACCACGCCGAGGTTCAGCTGGACACCGGTGCGGCGCAGGTCGACAACGCCGAATACGTGCTGCACAAGTCGCGTATCCGCGGTAACGCGCTGTACGCCAAGCGTGCCGAGAACGCGATCATCCGTCTCAAGGACGGTACGTACACCACCTGCGAGCCGGACAGCAACGCCTGGCAGCTCAAGGGCAACAACATCACGTTGAACCCGGCCACCGGTTTCGGTACGGCCACCAACGCGACGTTGCGGATCAAGAACATCCCGATCCTGTACACCCCCTACATCTATTTCCCGATCGACGACCGTCGTCAATCCGGCTTCCTGCCGCCGAGCTTCAGCAGCGGCAGCGAAACCGGCTTTACCCTGGTTACGCCGTACTACTTCAACCTGGCGCCCAACTACGACGCCACGTTGTACCCGCAATACATGACCAAGCGCGGCATGATGATGGAAGGCGAATTCCGCTACCTCACCAAGTCCAGCGAAGGCCAGTTCGGCGGCGCGTACCTGAACGACGACAACGACGAACGCAAGCTGCAGACCGATTACGAAAAAACCCGCTACATGCTCAACTGGCAACACAAGGGCGGGCTGGATTCGCGTGTACTGACCGAAGTCGACTACACCACGATCAGCGACCCTTACTTCTTCCAGGACCTCAAGTCGAACCAGGAAGGTGTTGAAAGCCGGGACTACGTCAACCAGCAGGGCGCCGTCACTTATCGTGGCGATACCTTCCAGGCACGCCTGAACCTGCAAGCCTACCAGTTGGCAACGATTTCCCAGGTCACCCCGTATGACCGCCTGCCGCAGATCACCTTCAACGGTCAGCTGCCGTACCACCCAGGTGGCTTGAACTTCAGCTACGAGACCGAAGCCGTACGCTTCGACCGCGACCTGGAGAACGGCACGTTCAAAGATCAGGACGGCGTCGAAACAGCGCGCCTGGACACCTACGTACGCGGCCTGACCCGTGCAAACGGTACCCGCCTGAACGTAGCGCCAGCCGTCGAGTACCCGATGAACTGGACCTACGGCTTCGTCACGCCGAAGCTCAAGTACGTCTACACCAAGTACGACCTGGACCTGGACAGCACCGGCAAGAACCAGATCATTGCTGATCAAGCCGCGGCAACTGCAGCCAACCCGTACGCAGGCGGCACCTTCAAGAGCTCCCAGGACCGTGCGGTTCCGGTGGCCAGCGTCGACAGCGGCCTGTACTTCGATCGCAATACCAACTGGTTCGGCACCAACTATCGCCAAACCCTTGAGCCGCGTGCGTTCTACCTGTACGTACCGAACAAGGACCAGGCTGATATCCCGGTATTCGACACCAGCGAGTACTCGTTCAGCTACGCGTCGCTGTTCCGTGACAACCGCTTCAGCGGCTCCGACCGGATCGGCGACGAGAACAAACTGTCCCTGGGCTTGACCAGCCGCTGGATCGAAGACAATGGTTTCGAGCGTCAGCGCGTGTCCGTGGGCCAGGCCCTGTACTTCAAGGATCGTGAAGTCCAACTGCCGGGCATCCTCGCGTCTGACCGTGCCGATGCAAATACCGACGTGTCGCCGGTTGCCCTGGACTACGAGTTCCGCTTCAACCGCGACTGGCGCGCTACTGCCGACTACAACTGGGACACCGAGGAGCACAGCCCTCGTTCCGGCAGCGCAATGCTTCACTACCAGCCGGAAGACAACCCGAACAAGATCATCAACGTTGGTTATCGCTATCGTAACGACCAGGTCGTCTACAACCAGCTGACCGGCAAATGGCAGTTCGGTGGTGACTACGGCCAGCCAGGCGACGCGAACTTCGTGAAGGATTACTACAAAATCCAGCAACACGATTTCTCGATGATGTGGCCGATCATTCCCCAGTGGAACCTGATCACCCGTTGGCAGTATGACTACGCTCGCAACCGTACCCTGGAAGCCTTTGGTGGTTTCGAGTACGACAACTGCTGCTGGAAACTGCGCGTCATCAACCGCTACTGGGTTTCCAACGACGAATACAGCCAGATCGCCCCGCTTAACGAAAAGGGTGACCACGGGCTCTTCCTGCAGATCGTCCTCAAAGGACTCGGCGGCCTGACCGGCGCCAAGGTAGAGAGCTTCCTCGACAAAGGCATTGAAGGTTATCGTGAACGTGAAGACCAAGCTTTCTGA
- the murU gene encoding N-acetylmuramate alpha-1-phosphate uridylyltransferase MurU — protein sequence MKAMILAAGKGERMRPLTLHTPKPLVQAGGKRLIEYHLEALAKAGFSEIVINHAWLGQQIESYLGDGAQFGVRIRYSPEGEPLETGGGIFQALPLLGDEPFLVVNGDIWTDYDFIRLRQPLQGLAHLVMVDNPAHHPSGGDFYLDQGLLHDAAPGADNLTFSGISVLDPKLFAGCSAGAFKLAPLLRAAMAKGLVTGEHMAGRWIDVGTLERLAQVETLLTAGQ from the coding sequence ATGAAGGCGATGATCCTGGCGGCGGGCAAAGGCGAGCGCATGCGCCCGCTCACCCTGCATACGCCCAAGCCGCTGGTGCAGGCCGGCGGCAAGCGCCTGATCGAGTATCACCTGGAGGCGCTGGCCAAGGCCGGCTTCAGCGAAATCGTGATCAACCATGCTTGGCTGGGCCAGCAGATCGAAAGCTACCTGGGCGATGGCGCGCAGTTTGGCGTGCGCATCCGCTATTCCCCGGAAGGCGAGCCGCTGGAAACCGGCGGCGGAATCTTCCAGGCCCTGCCATTGCTGGGGGATGAGCCGTTCCTGGTGGTCAATGGCGATATCTGGACCGACTACGACTTCATCCGGCTGCGCCAACCGCTCCAGGGGCTGGCCCACCTGGTGATGGTCGACAACCCGGCGCATCACCCTTCGGGCGGGGATTTCTACCTTGATCAGGGTTTGCTTCATGATGCGGCGCCCGGTGCCGATAACCTGACCTTCAGTGGCATTTCAGTGCTCGACCCCAAGTTATTCGCGGGTTGCAGCGCCGGTGCCTTCAAGCTGGCGCCGCTGCTGCGTGCGGCCATGGCGAAAGGGTTGGTAACGGGGGAACACATGGCTGGACGCTGGATTGATGTCGGCACGCTGGAGCGCCTGGCGCAAGTCGAAACCTTGCTGACAGCAGGCCAGTAA